Proteins found in one Brachyspira murdochii DSM 12563 genomic segment:
- a CDS encoding tetratricopeptide repeat protein: protein MSSLDDISKYIDDGDYKKAIEELDILISKEPYNAKAFYMRGKYAFIELQQEEFDNTKYDARRALIYSTIEYDLNKSIDIDPNIADAYRGLMYLNRDLKNIDKEREYAQILFDKDNTAYDALLILASSYLNNGENEADFHQAIGYYDDFIKNAEDNRIARFERGLCYYNLNILPKADIEANKLIYDFPFYDDAYFLKGIILAKNGINSEFYDDAVFFFDRAIELNSLNFNAIYERGEWYFNKGNYRKAIENYNELLKYNNKYRLNALLGKIQALHDLIIENEDKFYPDSQEEGKDLKEVFYLLDKVINVLGINSLQYRYYRANLYAYQGEIKKAIAEFKKILHENNEAWIYEKIAELYHNYAQSDDDYREALKYLYHIDKSEYKYSTYYIMIFSNYELKNYEKTAELCKELFQYIYEDDDEEISYIRFIYAHSLQMIGSNDYELILNNLQRCLNSKLDKAAIYRSIAKIMLYNMPNKYNNDGINMLKKAIGLNDALSYFMYAKELFYGDIIIPYPELAISMADMSFNIDNTLECALTIIGKGYELGRGIEKNPNKAFEMYYKASELSDINNSKCSCAKGLTAHCYYKGIGVEKNERMAFDIVNKTAMSKGKDSHDHIALLYSYFALNNIKGFDLITALSLFDTIESHANNLYIIMTLKRIYKKLGRKLDVKRMEKMEKNASEVTGELNMSYLRKYIKKFNDFYPILTFTL, encoded by the coding sequence ATGAGTTCATTAGATGATATAAGTAAGTATATTGATGACGGCGATTATAAAAAGGCTATAGAAGAGCTTGACATTCTTATATCTAAAGAACCATATAATGCCAAAGCATTTTATATGAGAGGCAAATATGCATTTATAGAACTTCAGCAGGAAGAGTTTGACAATACTAAATATGATGCAAGAAGGGCATTAATATATTCTACAATAGAATATGACTTAAATAAATCTATAGATATTGACCCTAATATAGCAGATGCATATAGAGGTCTTATGTATTTAAATAGGGATTTAAAAAATATAGACAAAGAAAGGGAATATGCTCAAATACTTTTCGATAAAGATAATACTGCATATGATGCTCTTTTAATACTTGCAAGCAGCTATCTTAATAATGGAGAAAATGAAGCTGACTTTCATCAGGCTATAGGATATTATGATGACTTTATAAAAAATGCTGAAGACAACAGAATAGCAAGATTTGAAAGAGGACTTTGCTACTACAATCTTAATATTCTTCCAAAAGCAGATATTGAAGCTAATAAACTTATTTATGATTTTCCTTTTTATGATGATGCATATTTTCTTAAAGGAATTATACTAGCGAAAAACGGCATAAACTCAGAGTTTTATGATGATGCTGTGTTCTTTTTTGACAGAGCAATAGAACTCAACAGCCTAAACTTCAATGCCATATATGAAAGAGGGGAATGGTATTTTAATAAAGGCAATTACAGAAAGGCCATAGAAAATTATAATGAACTTCTAAAATATAATAATAAATACAGATTAAATGCTTTACTTGGTAAGATTCAGGCACTTCATGATCTTATTATAGAAAATGAAGATAAGTTCTATCCAGACAGTCAGGAAGAAGGTAAAGACCTTAAAGAAGTTTTTTATCTGCTTGACAAAGTGATAAATGTACTTGGAATAAACAGCCTGCAGTACAGATACTACAGGGCTAATTTGTATGCATATCAGGGAGAGATAAAAAAAGCTATAGCTGAGTTCAAAAAAATACTGCATGAAAATAATGAGGCTTGGATTTATGAAAAAATAGCAGAGCTTTATCATAATTATGCCCAAAGCGATGATGATTATAGAGAGGCATTAAAATATTTATATCATATTGATAAAAGCGAATATAAATACTCAACATACTATATAATGATATTCTCTAATTATGAGCTTAAAAATTATGAGAAAACTGCTGAATTATGCAAAGAGCTTTTTCAATATATTTATGAAGATGATGATGAGGAAATATCTTATATAAGATTTATATATGCTCATTCTCTTCAAATGATAGGCTCTAATGATTATGAACTTATATTAAATAATCTTCAAAGATGTTTAAATAGCAAATTGGATAAAGCTGCTATATACCGTTCTATAGCAAAAATAATGCTTTATAATATGCCTAATAAATATAATAATGACGGCATAAATATGTTAAAAAAAGCTATAGGTTTGAATGATGCTTTATCATATTTTATGTACGCCAAGGAATTATTTTACGGAGATATTATAATACCGTATCCTGAACTTGCTATATCTATGGCGGATATGTCTTTTAATATAGATAATACTTTGGAATGTGCTTTAACTATTATAGGAAAAGGGTATGAACTAGGACGCGGAATAGAAAAAAATCCTAATAAAGCATTTGAAATGTACTATAAAGCATCTGAACTTTCTGATATAAACAATTCAAAATGCTCATGTGCTAAAGGGCTTACTGCTCATTGCTATTATAAAGGAATAGGCGTTGAAAAAAATGAGCGTATGGCTTTTGATATAGTGAATAAAACAGCTATGAGTAAGGGTAAAGATTCACATGATCATATAGCACTTCTTTATTCATACTTTGCTCTCAATAATATAAAAGGCTTTGATTTGATTACAGCTTTATCATTATTTGACACTATAGAATCTCATGCCAATAATCTTTATATAATAATGACTTTAAAAAGAATATATAAAAAATTAGGAAGAAAACTTGATGTTAAAAGAATGGAGAAAATGGAGAAGAATGCTTCAGAAGTAACTGGGGAATTAAATATGTCATATCTAAGAAAATACATAAAAAAGTTTAATGACTTCTACCCTATTTTAACTTTTACACTTTGA
- a CDS encoding STAS domain-containing protein translates to MVRTIIEDKTAIINIEKNIISENVDILEEKLNYVKNAGALNFIFDFHNIEYMCSSALGLIASALRVSGENGGSVYFCSLSKKLKALFESTKFLTIVNTANNVDEALNNIK, encoded by the coding sequence ATGGTTCGTACAATTATTGAAGATAAAACAGCCATAATTAATATAGAAAAAAATATTATCTCTGAAAATGTAGATATACTAGAAGAAAAATTAAATTATGTAAAAAATGCAGGAGCTTTAAACTTTATATTTGATTTTCACAATATAGAATATATGTGCTCTTCTGCCTTAGGACTCATAGCCTCTGCCTTGAGAGTATCAGGTGAAAACGGCGGCAGTGTTTATTTCTGTTCTTTAAGTAAAAAATTAAAAGCATTATTTGAATCTACTAAATTTTTAACTATAGTAAATACTGCTAATAATGTAGATGAAGCACTTAACAATATTAAATAA
- a CDS encoding DUF3108 domain-containing protein: MKKYIFIITLLISNMIFGYNQTFKVGEYIKYDVLAQVPEFNISGKVGTLEAKVLAISNVNGIPAYHLYAHVYTTGAANWVYKVSDVFEAWVSTNDFSPLVLKKDTSEGEWTNNETLTFYKNYYLFNDKRTTDEKIEFSGMAYDALSLVFFMRFVDKNIGTFKVNWLEGKNIKRDIRFTIENGEDLKTKLQRDKLATIRVYEKDKYGTDALISKDKYNQVPLDVIIAEQKVYGLTIRVRGIIREYKDGK, translated from the coding sequence ATGAAAAAATATATTTTTATAATTACCCTTTTAATTTCAAATATGATATTTGGATACAATCAAACATTTAAAGTAGGCGAATATATAAAATATGATGTTTTAGCACAAGTTCCGGAATTTAATATAAGCGGCAAGGTAGGAACACTTGAAGCTAAAGTCCTAGCAATAAGCAATGTAAACGGAATACCAGCCTATCATCTTTATGCCCATGTTTATACTACTGGTGCTGCTAATTGGGTTTATAAAGTAAGCGATGTATTTGAGGCTTGGGTTTCTACGAATGATTTTAGTCCTTTAGTTCTTAAAAAAGATACTTCAGAAGGTGAATGGACAAATAATGAAACTTTAACTTTTTATAAAAACTATTATCTCTTTAATGATAAAAGAACAACTGATGAAAAGATAGAGTTCAGCGGTATGGCTTATGATGCTTTATCTTTAGTATTTTTCATGCGTTTTGTTGATAAAAATATAGGCACATTTAAAGTTAATTGGCTTGAAGGAAAGAATATCAAAAGAGATATAAGATTTACTATAGAAAACGGTGAAGATCTTAAAACCAAACTTCAAAGGGATAAACTTGCTACTATAAGAGTTTATGAAAAAGATAAATATGGAACAGATGCCTTGATTTCTAAAGATAAATATAATCAAGTTCCTCTTGATGTAATCATAGCCGAGCAGAAAGTTTACGGTCTTACAATAAGGGTAAGAGGAATAATAAGAGAATATAAAGACGGAAAATAA
- the rpsT gene encoding 30S ribosomal protein S20: MPNIASASKRLRQNEVRNLYNRKIKSFLNTQKKKVVKSIESNDKSSAITEFKKYASALDKAARKSVIHSNRAAAKKSDMMKKINAMN, translated from the coding sequence ATGCCTAATATAGCTTCAGCATCTAAAAGATTAAGACAAAACGAAGTTAGAAATCTTTATAATAGAAAAATTAAAAGTTTCTTAAATACTCAAAAAAAGAAAGTTGTTAAATCTATAGAAAGTAATGATAAGTCTTCAGCTATAACAGAATTTAAAAAATATGCAAGTGCTTTAGATAAAGCTGCTAGAAAATCTGTTATACACTCTAATAGAGCTGCTGCCAAAAAATCTGATATGATGAAAAAAATTAACGCTATGAATTAA
- a CDS encoding exodeoxyribonuclease III, with product MKIISWNVNGIRAAYKKGLVDFIKKENPDIICLQETKAFEEQLPEDLRNIEGYELFINPADPEVKKGYSGVAIYTKLKPNKVIKNKLGSKFSDNEGRILSLEFDDFTIFNVYFPNGGKSEEHFNYKLSFYDAITKHLTKLKSKTNVILCGDMNIAHEAIDLARPKENEKSIGFLPEEREKITEFLNKGFTDTFRMFVKEGGHYSWWDMKTRSREKNVGWRIDYFFVNNEIAQNIKRADIMTDVMGSDHCPILIEWDK from the coding sequence ATGAAAATAATATCTTGGAATGTAAACGGCATAAGAGCAGCATATAAAAAAGGCTTGGTTGATTTTATAAAAAAAGAAAATCCTGATATAATATGTCTTCAGGAAACTAAGGCTTTTGAAGAACAGCTGCCTGAAGATTTAAGAAATATAGAAGGATATGAACTTTTTATCAATCCTGCTGACCCTGAAGTAAAAAAAGGATACAGCGGAGTTGCTATATACACAAAATTAAAACCTAATAAGGTAATTAAAAATAAATTAGGAAGTAAATTTTCAGACAATGAAGGAAGAATATTATCATTAGAGTTTGATGATTTTACTATATTTAATGTATATTTCCCAAACGGCGGAAAATCTGAAGAACATTTCAATTATAAACTTTCTTTTTATGATGCTATCACAAAACATTTAACCAAATTAAAAAGCAAAACTAATGTTATATTATGCGGCGATATGAATATAGCACATGAAGCTATAGATTTGGCAAGACCTAAAGAAAATGAAAAAAGTATAGGTTTCTTACCAGAAGAGAGAGAAAAAATAACAGAGTTTTTAAATAAAGGATTTACTGATACATTTAGAATGTTTGTAAAAGAAGGCGGACATTACAGCTGGTGGGATATGAAAACTAGATCAAGAGAAAAAAATGTGGGCTGGAGAATAGATTATTTCTTTGTTAATAATGAAATAGCTCAGAATATAAAAAGAGCTGACATTATGACTGATGTTATGGGAAGCGATCACTGCCCTATACTTATAGAATGGGATAAATAA
- a CDS encoding DUF1858 domain-containing protein produces MINKTMSIGEIIQIFPDSVEIMMNYGLHCVGCHVASWESLEEGCRGHGMNDSIIEALVKEINTKYEASK; encoded by the coding sequence ATGATAAACAAAACTATGAGTATAGGTGAAATTATACAGATATTTCCAGATTCTGTAGAGATAATGATGAATTACGGACTTCATTGCGTTGGCTGTCATGTAGCAAGCTGGGAAAGTTTGGAAGAAGGATGCCGCGGTCATGGAATGAATGATTCCATCATTGAAGCCTTAGTTAAAGAAATTAATACTAAATATGAAGCAAGCAAATAA
- a CDS encoding YggT family protein, protein MLAEIVRFLYVVCMQALRLYSFIWFVWIILSWLQAFGAMHLDYYNPIVNFFYKITDGVIDKIFGGRRLIVGVLDLSPLIFLLVLQIAAPIILKIIFQFLLSLAVRI, encoded by the coding sequence ATGCTGGCAGAAATTGTAAGATTTTTATATGTAGTATGTATGCAGGCTTTGAGACTGTATTCTTTTATATGGTTTGTATGGATTATATTAAGCTGGCTTCAGGCTTTCGGAGCTATGCATTTGGACTATTATAACCCTATAGTAAACTTTTTTTATAAAATAACAGACGGAGTTATAGATAAGATTTTTGGCGGAAGAAGACTTATTGTAGGAGTACTTGATTTATCTCCTTTAATATTTCTTTTAGTTCTTCAAATAGCAGCTCCTATCATACTGAAAATAATATTTCAGTTTTTACTAAGCCTTGCTGTTAGGATATAG